AAGCTGAGAACTTAAGCGCCAGTAAACGGCGGTGGTAACTATAACCATCCTAAGGTAGCGAAATTCCTTGTCGGGTAAGTTCCGACCTGCACGAATGGCGTAACGACTTCTCGACTGTCTCAACCATAGGCCCGGTGAAATTGCACTACGAGTAAAGATGCTCGTTTCGCGCAGCAGGACGGAAAGACCCCGGGACCTTTACTACAGTTTGATATTGGTGTTCGGTTCGGCTTGTGTAGGATAGGTGGGAGACTTTGAAGCCGTGACGCCAGTCATGGTGGAGTCGCCGTTGAAATACCACTCTGGTCGTGCTGGATGTCTAACCTCGGTCCGTGATCCGGATCAGGGACAGTGTCTGATGGGTAGTTTAACTGGGGCGGTTGCCTCCCAAAGGGTAACGGAGGCGCCCAAAGGTTCCCTCAGCCTGGTTGGCAATCAGGTGTTGAGTGTAAGTGCACAAGGGAGCTTGACTGTGAGACCGACGGGTCGAGCAGGGACGAAAGTCGGGACTAGTGATCCGGCGGTGGCTTGTGGAAGCGCCGTCGCTCAACGGATAAAAGGTACCCCGGGGATAACAGGCTGATCTTCCCCAAGAGTCCATATCGACGGGATGGTTTGGCACCTCGATGTCGGCTCGTCGCATCCTGGGGCTGGAGTCGGTCCCAAGGGTTGGGCTGTTCGCCCATTAAAGCGGTACGCGAGCTGGGTTTAGAACGTCGTGAGACAGTTCGGTCCCTATCCGCTGCGCGCGCAGGAATATTGAGAAGGGCTGTCCCTAGTACGAGAGGACCGGGACGGACGAACCTCTGGTGTGCCAGTTGTCCTGCCAAGGGCATGGCTGGTTGGCTACGTTCGGGAGGGATAACCGCTGAAAGCATCTAAGCGGGAAGCCTGCTTCGAGATGAGTATTCCCACCTCCTTGAGAGGGTAAGGCTCCCAGTAGACGACTGGGTTGATAGGCCGGATGTGGAAGCCCAGTAATGGGTGGAGCTGACCGGTACTAATAGGCCGAGGGCTTGTCCTCAGTTGCTCGCGTCCACTGTGTTAGTTCTGAAGTAACGAACTGTGCCGATATCCGGTTGGTTAACTTCATAGAGTTTCGGTGGTCATAGCGTTAGGGAAACGCCCGGTTACATTCCGAACCCGGAAGCTAAGCCTTTCAGCGCCGATGGTACTGCAGGGGGGACCCTGTGGGAGAGTAGGACGCCGCCGAACACCCGCCCTTTTAGCTCAGTCGGTAGAGCGTCTCCATGGTAAGGAGAAGGTCAACGGTTCGATTCCGTTAAAGGGCTCAGAGTAAGAAGGCCCCCGCCTTGTGGCGGGGGCCTTTTTGCGTTTCCCGGTGCGGATAGGTCCGGTCGGCGATCCCCGTAAGGGGATCGCCGGTGGCGTCAGCGGTCGTCCGGCTCGCGGAGGCGCATCGCCAGGATGGCCATGTCGTCGGAGGCCGGGGCCTGGGCGAAGCGCTCCACGGCGCGGAGCACTCGGGCGGCGACCGCGCCGGCCGTCAGACCCGTACAGGTCTTGAGGACCTCGGCGAGGCCGTCGTCGCCCAGCATGCGGGTGCCTTCGCGGCGTTCCGTCACGCCGTCCGTGACACAGAGGAGGACATCGCCCGGTTCGAGCGTGATCGTCTCCTCGTACAGTTCGAGGTCCTCCATCACGCCCAGGAGCGGCTGCGGTTCTGCCGCGGACGTCACCGTGCCGTCCGGGCGGAGCCGCAGCGGGAGCGGATGGCCGGCGCAGACGACCTTGAGGATCGCGGAGCCGTCCTCCTGAGGGCGCATCTCGCCGTACAGGAGGGTGAGGAAGCGGCTGCGGGCGCCCTCGTCGAGGATCGCCGCGTTGAGGCGTTCCAGGACGGCCGGGCCGCCGAAGCCCTCGCGGGCCAGCAGACGGAGGGCGTGGCGCGCCAGGCCGGTGACGGCGGCCGCCTCCGGGCCCGTACCGCAGACGTCGCCGATCGCGAAGCCGTAGGCGCCGTCGCGGATCGGGAAGAGGTCGTAGAAGTCGCCTCCGACCTCGTTGCCCTCGCCGGCGGCGCGGTAGATCACGTCGACCTCGACGCCCGGGATCTCGGGGAGGCCGGGCGGGAGGAGGCTGCGCTGGAGCGACTGGCTGATGGCCACGCGCTCCGAGTACAGGCGGGCGTTGTCCAGGGCCAGGGCGGCCCGGCGGGAGAGGTCCTCGGCGAGCTCCAGGATCTCCTGGCGGAAGTGGTCCTCCGAGGGCCGGCCGAGGGTCAGCATGCCGATGACCCTGTTGCGGGCCACCAGCGGCAGGACGACCGTCTCGCCGGCGACCGCGCTCGCGGTGGCCAGGGTGGTGTCGATGCCGGAGGAGAGCGGGCTCGTCGGGTTGTCGAGGGCCCGGACCGAGGCGGTCAGGGCCGCGCGGTGGGCGGCGTCGCCCGGTGCGGTCCAGACGCGGGCGCCGGGGGTCGGCACCGGGTCGGGCGGGGAGATGGAGGAGAGCAGGTCCTTGAGGCCGTCGATACGGTCCTCGTCCTCGTGGAGCACGTACGACAGGTACGGGTCGGAGGCCTGGTCGGCGATCGTGTAGACCGCGCACCAGGTGGCGAGGGTCGGGACAGTCATCTGGGCCATCAGGGCCAGGGTCTGGTCCCGGTCGAGCGTGCCCGCGAGCAGGTCGGAGGCCTCGACGAGGAAGCTCAGGGAGCCGCGGCGGAGGCGTTCCAGCTCGCCGAGGCGGGCGGACTCGACGGCCAGGGCGATGCGGTCGGCGGCGAACTGGAGACGCAGGGCCTCCTCGTTCGAGTAGCGGTTGGCGCTCTCGGCGGCCACGCCGAGGGAGCCGGTGAGCCGGCCCTCGACCTTGAGGGGCACGGTGACGACCGAGCGCATGCCGGTGCCTTCGAGGAGGGGGACGGCGCCGGGCACGGCGGCCAGGTCCTCGTGCACGGCGGGCATACGGGCGGAGCCGTAGCGGCTGGCGCCGGTCTCGACGGGAACGCGGGCGAAGCGCTGGCGGGCGGCCGGGAGGCCGGTCGTCGCCCGTACCTCCAGTTCCGTCTCGTCGTCGGTGGCGAGCAGCAGGAAGGCGGCGTCGCCGTCGAGCATGTCGCGGGCGCGTTCGACCGTGCGCTGCAGGAGGCCGTCGAGGTCGTCGGGGGCCGGGGAGCCGATGAAGACCTCGAAGGGGTCCGCGGTGCGGCTCTCGGAGCCCGGCTCGGAGGCGGGGCGCTGCGGGGTCTGGAGGATGGCCCGCTCGTGCTCGCGCACCAGGAGACAGACCGTGGAAGGCTCGCCCTGGGCGTCGCGGACGCGGAGGTGGGCGGCGTAGACGGGGATGACGCGGCCGTCGGCGCAGCGGATGCCGTAGCTGCCCTCCCAGCGGGAGAGGCGGAGTGCCTCGGCGAGGCCGGTGCCGATGCCGGGGGTGTGGGGCCAGGCCGCGAGGTCGCCCAGGGGTTTGCCGGTGACCTGTTCGGAGGCGTAGCCGAAGAGCTCTCCGGCGTCCTCGTTCCAGGCGGAGATGGCTCCGCCGCGGTCGATCTGGACGACGGCGACGCGTACGCGGCTGTCCGTGACCGGGAGGAGGGCATCGGGGAGGACGGGGCCCGCGGAGCGGGTGCCGACCGGGCGCTGGGCGAGGTCGAGGTGGAACCAGACGTGCTTGCGGGTGGGGGTGTAGTCGACGCCCCAGCGGTGGGCGAGGGCGGCGCAGAGCAGCAGGCCACGGCCGTTCTCGCGGTCGGGGCTGCCGAGGGTGCGGCCGCTCTGGACAGGGATCTCGCGCTCGGGGTAGCGGTCGGCGACCTCGACGCGGATGCTGTCGTCGGAGCGGAGGCAGAGCACCTCGGCGGAGGTGCCGGCGTGGATGACGGCGTTGGTGACGAGCTCACTGGTGAGCACGACGGCGTCGTCCACGAGCTCCGGGTGTCCCCAGCCCTGGAGGGTGTCCCGGACGAAGGCGCGGGCGGCCGCGACGGACCGCCCGACGGGCTCGAAGCTGGCAGTCGCCCGCGCGGTGATCACAGCACTCCTCGTACGCGTCTCGACGCCCGGCTCTGCCATGCTCGGTCTGTCCCTCCCGCTGCCCGGTGGTCGTCACGCGTGCCACACCGCCCCTGCCGGGCTGACCGGGACGGTTGGACAGTCGGAAGCCAGGTTACTTACCTTCACTGTCCGAGCGGATGCCGGTCATCGCTGAATCCGTCCCCAGGGGGTAGGGACGCTGTGCGAAGCTGCCGAACTGTTATCGCCTGGTTCGGTGGCGGTGAAACACTGGGCAGGCTACCGGCGAAAGCCGGAGCGGTACGGTCGACCCCTTTCGGGAGGGACACGGTGGAACCTGGCACGGCGGCGCGGCGCGGCGGAGGCAGCGGTACGCGCGCGAGGGGCGGGCGTTCCCGTGGGGGGACGGTGCAGGTCGACGCGGCGGCGCTGGAGCGGCTGCTGGCCGCACTGGTGTCCATGCGGGACGGCAATCTCCGCAGGCGGCTCACGGTGTCCGGCGACGGGGTCATGGCGGAGATCTCCGCCGTGTTCAACGAGGTCGCGGACCGGCAGATGCATGTGACGGGGGAGCTGTCCCGGGTCCGCCGGGTGGTGGGACGCGAGGGCAAGCTGTCCGAGCGCCTCGAGGCGGGGGCCGGTGAGGGGGCGTGGGCGGCGGCGATCGAGGCCGCGAACGCGCTCGTCGACGATCTGGCCCGGCCCGTGTCCGAGGTGGGACGGGTGCTCTCGGCGGTGGCCGAGGGTGATCTGGACCAGCGGATGGACCTGCGTTCGGAGGGTGCCGACGGGGCGGTCAGGCCGCTGCGCGGAGAGTTCCTGAAGGTCGCCCGTACCGCGAACAATCTCGTAGACCAGCTGTCGGTCTTCGCCTCCGAGGTGACGAGGGTCGCCGTCGAGGTGGGGACGGACGGCAAGCTGGGCGGGCAGGCGCAGGTGCGCGGGGTGTCCGGTTCGTGGAAGGACCTCACGGACTCGGTCAACACGATGGCGAACCGGCTGACGGCCCAGGTGCGGGACATCGCGCTGGTGACGACGGCGGTCGCAGACGGCGATCTGTCGCAGAAGGTCACGGCGAACGTGGCCGGCGAGATGCTGGAGCTGAAGAACACCGTCAACCGGATGGTGGACCAGCTGTCGTCGTTCTCCTCCGAGGTGACCAGGGTCGCCCGTGAGGTGGGTACGGAGGGCGAGCTCGGCGGTCAGGCCGAGGTGGCCGGGGTCGCCGGTGTGTGGAAGGACCTCACGGACTCCGTCAACACGATGGCGGGCAACCTGACCAACCAGGTGCGCGGCATCGCCGAGGTCACGACGGCGGTCGCGAACGGTGACCTGTCGCAGAAGGTGCGGGTGTCGGCGCGCGGTGAGATCGCGCAGCTGGCGGACACGATCAACCAGATGACGAAGACGCTGCGGATCTTCGCCGACGAGGTGACCCGGGTGTCGGGCGAGGTCGGCGCCGAGGGTCTGCTCGGTGGTCAGGCACAGGTGCCGGGGGCAGCGGGGACCTGGAAGGACCTCACCGACTCGGTCAACACCGTCTTCCGGAACATCACCACGCAGGTGCGGGACATCGCGCAGGTGACCACCGCGGTCGCCAACGGCGATCTGTCGCAGAAGGTCACGGTGGACGTGGCCGGCGAGATGCTGGAGCTCAAGAACACCGTCAACACGATGGTGGACCAGCTGTCCGCCTTCGGTTCCGAGGTGACCCGGGTGGCCCGGGAGGTCGGTGTCGAGGGTCTGCTCGGGGGCCAGGCCGAGGTGAAGGGCGCGGCGGGTACGTGGAAGGACCTCACCGACTCGGTGAACACGGCCTTCCGCAACCTGACCGGTCAGGTGCGGGACATCGCGCAGGTGACGACGGCGGTCGCCAACGGCGATCTGTCGCAGAAGGTCACGGTGGACGTGGCCGGCGAGATGCTGGAGCTCAAGAACACCGTCAACACGATGGTGTCGCAGCTGTCGTCGTTCGCGGACCAGGTGACGCGGATGGCCCGGGACGTGGGCACCGAGGGCCGGCTGGGCGGTCAGGCGCGGGTGGACGGCGTGTCGGGGCGCTGGCGGGAGCTCACCGACTCGGTGAACTTCATGGCCGGCAACCTGACGTCGCAGGTGCGGCAGATCGCGCAGGTGACGACCGCGGTGGCACGCGGTGACCTGTCGCAGAAGATCGACGTGGACGCGCGCGGCGAGATCCTGGAATTGAAGAACACCATCAACACGATGGTCGACCAGCTCTCCGCGTTCGCCGACCAGGTGACCCGGGTGGCCCGTGAGGTGGGTACCGACGGGCGTCTCGGCGGGCAGGCGCAGGTGCCGGGTGTGGCAGGCGTGTGGCGTGACCTGACGGATTCCGTGAACGGCATGGCGGGGAACCTGACCACTCAGGTCCGCAACATCGCGCAGGTCGCCACGGCGGTGGCGCGCGGTGACCTGTCGCAGAAGATCGACGTGGACGCGCGCGGCGAGATCCTGGAGCTGAAGAACACCCTCAACACGATGGTGGACCAGCTCTCGAACTTCGCCGAGCAGGTGACCCGGGTGGCCCGTGAGGTGGGCACCGAGGGCATTCTGGGTGGTCAGGCCGAGGTGCAGGGGGTCTCCGGCACCTGGAAGGACCTCACCCAGTCGGTGAACTTCATGGCCAACAACCTCACCATCCAGGTGCGGAACATCGCCGAGGTCACGACGGCGGTCGCCAAGGGCGACCTGTCGAAGAAGATCACCGTCGACGCCCGGGGCGAGATCCTGGAGCTGGTGACGACCGTCAACACGATGGTCGACCAGCTGTCCAACTTCGCGGACGAGGTCACGCGTGTGGCCCGCGAGGTGGGCACGGAGGGCATCCTCGGCGGTCAGGCGCGGGTCCGGGGCGTCACGGGCACCTGGAAGGACCTGAGCGACAACGTCAACCTGATGGCCAACAACCTGACGAGTCAGGTGCGGAACATCTCCCGGGTCTCGGCGGCCGTCGCCAACGGCGACCTGACGAAGAAGGTGACGGTCGAGGCGCGCGGCGAGGTCGCGGAGCTTGCCGACACCGTCAACACCATGGTGACGACCCTGTCGTCGTTCGCGGACGAGGTCACGCGTGTGGCCCGTGAGGTGGGCACGGAGGGTGAGCTGGGCGGCCAGGCCCGGGTGCCGGGTGTCTCGGGCACCTGGAAGGACCTGACCGAGTCGGTGAACTCGATGGCCTCCAACCTCACCGGTCAGGTGCGCCAGATCGCGGCGGTCACCACGGCCATCGCCAAGGGCGACCTCACCAAGAAGATCGACATCGATGCGCGCGGCGAGATCCAGGAGCTCAAGAGCACCATCAACACGATGGTCGACCAGCTGTCGAACTTCGCCGAGGAGGTCACGCGTGTGGCCCGCGAGGTGGGCACGGACGGCCAGCTCGGCGGTCAGGCCCGGGTGCGGGACGTGGACGGCACCTGGCGCGACCTGACCGAGTCCGTGAACGAGATGGCCGGGAACCTGACCCGGCAGGTGCGGGCGATCGCCGCCGTCGCCACGGCGGTGACGCGGGGCGACCTGAACCTCAAGATCGACGGTGTCGACGCGGCGGGCGAGATCCAGGCCCTCCAGGAGAACATCAACACCATGATCGCCAACCTGCGCGACACCACCCTCGCCAACGAGGAGCAGGACTGGCTCAAGGGGAACCTGGCCCGTATCTCCGGCCTCATGCAGGGCCGGCGGGACCTGGACGACGTCGCCTCGCTCATCATGAGCGAGCTGACTCCGGTGGTCTCGGCCCAGCACGGTGCCTTCTTCGTGGCGATGCCGACCGGCTCCGCGCACAGCGACGCCGAACTCGTCGGTGAGGGCGAGGGCTCGTACGAGCTGCGGATGCGCGGGAGTTACGGCTACTCCGCCGGGTCCATGCCGACCTCGTTCCGTCCGGGCGAGACGCTCATCGGGACGGCGGCCGAGGAGAAGCGGACCATCCAGGTCAACGTTCCGCCGGGCTATCTGAAGATCTCGTCCGGGCTCGGCGAGGCCGCGCCGGCGCATGTGATCGTGCTTCCGGTGCTCTTCGAGGGCAAGGTCCTCGGTGTGATCGAGCTGGCCTCCTTCCAGCCGTTCACGCAGATCCAGCGCGACTTCCTCAACCAGCTGGCCGAGCTGATCGCCACCACGGTCAACACGATCAGCGTCAACACCAAGACCGAGGTGCTGCTCCAGCAGTCGCAGGAGCTGACCGAGCAGCTCAAGGAGCGTTCGGCGGAGCTGGAGCACCGGCAGAAGGAACTCCAGGGCTCCAACGCCGAGCTGGAGGAGAAGGCCGAGCTGCTGGCCCGGCAGAACCGCGACATCGAGGTGAAGAACACCGAGATCGAGGAGGCCAGGCAGGTCCTGGAGGAGCGGGCCGAGCAGCTCGCGGTCTCCATGCGCTACAAGTCCGAGTTCCTGGCGAACATGTCGCACGAGCTGCGCACCCCGCTCAACTCGCTGCTGATCCTCGCCAAGTTGCTC
This sequence is a window from Streptomyces sp. NBC_00691. Protein-coding genes within it:
- a CDS encoding SpoIIE family protein phosphatase, with protein sequence MAEPGVETRTRSAVITARATASFEPVGRSVAAARAFVRDTLQGWGHPELVDDAVVLTSELVTNAVIHAGTSAEVLCLRSDDSIRVEVADRYPEREIPVQSGRTLGSPDRENGRGLLLCAALAHRWGVDYTPTRKHVWFHLDLAQRPVGTRSAGPVLPDALLPVTDSRVRVAVVQIDRGGAISAWNEDAGELFGYASEQVTGKPLGDLAAWPHTPGIGTGLAEALRLSRWEGSYGIRCADGRVIPVYAAHLRVRDAQGEPSTVCLLVREHERAILQTPQRPASEPGSESRTADPFEVFIGSPAPDDLDGLLQRTVERARDMLDGDAAFLLLATDDETELEVRATTGLPAARQRFARVPVETGASRYGSARMPAVHEDLAAVPGAVPLLEGTGMRSVVTVPLKVEGRLTGSLGVAAESANRYSNEEALRLQFAADRIALAVESARLGELERLRRGSLSFLVEASDLLAGTLDRDQTLALMAQMTVPTLATWCAVYTIADQASDPYLSYVLHEDEDRIDGLKDLLSSISPPDPVPTPGARVWTAPGDAAHRAALTASVRALDNPTSPLSSGIDTTLATASAVAGETVVLPLVARNRVIGMLTLGRPSEDHFRQEILELAEDLSRRAALALDNARLYSERVAISQSLQRSLLPPGLPEIPGVEVDVIYRAAGEGNEVGGDFYDLFPIRDGAYGFAIGDVCGTGPEAAAVTGLARHALRLLAREGFGGPAVLERLNAAILDEGARSRFLTLLYGEMRPQEDGSAILKVVCAGHPLPLRLRPDGTVTSAAEPQPLLGVMEDLELYEETITLEPGDVLLCVTDGVTERREGTRMLGDDGLAEVLKTCTGLTAGAVAARVLRAVERFAQAPASDDMAILAMRLREPDDR
- a CDS encoding HAMP domain-containing protein, which translates into the protein MEPGTAARRGGGSGTRARGGRSRGGTVQVDAAALERLLAALVSMRDGNLRRRLTVSGDGVMAEISAVFNEVADRQMHVTGELSRVRRVVGREGKLSERLEAGAGEGAWAAAIEAANALVDDLARPVSEVGRVLSAVAEGDLDQRMDLRSEGADGAVRPLRGEFLKVARTANNLVDQLSVFASEVTRVAVEVGTDGKLGGQAQVRGVSGSWKDLTDSVNTMANRLTAQVRDIALVTTAVADGDLSQKVTANVAGEMLELKNTVNRMVDQLSSFSSEVTRVAREVGTEGELGGQAEVAGVAGVWKDLTDSVNTMAGNLTNQVRGIAEVTTAVANGDLSQKVRVSARGEIAQLADTINQMTKTLRIFADEVTRVSGEVGAEGLLGGQAQVPGAAGTWKDLTDSVNTVFRNITTQVRDIAQVTTAVANGDLSQKVTVDVAGEMLELKNTVNTMVDQLSAFGSEVTRVAREVGVEGLLGGQAEVKGAAGTWKDLTDSVNTAFRNLTGQVRDIAQVTTAVANGDLSQKVTVDVAGEMLELKNTVNTMVSQLSSFADQVTRMARDVGTEGRLGGQARVDGVSGRWRELTDSVNFMAGNLTSQVRQIAQVTTAVARGDLSQKIDVDARGEILELKNTINTMVDQLSAFADQVTRVAREVGTDGRLGGQAQVPGVAGVWRDLTDSVNGMAGNLTTQVRNIAQVATAVARGDLSQKIDVDARGEILELKNTLNTMVDQLSNFAEQVTRVAREVGTEGILGGQAEVQGVSGTWKDLTQSVNFMANNLTIQVRNIAEVTTAVAKGDLSKKITVDARGEILELVTTVNTMVDQLSNFADEVTRVAREVGTEGILGGQARVRGVTGTWKDLSDNVNLMANNLTSQVRNISRVSAAVANGDLTKKVTVEARGEVAELADTVNTMVTTLSSFADEVTRVAREVGTEGELGGQARVPGVSGTWKDLTESVNSMASNLTGQVRQIAAVTTAIAKGDLTKKIDIDARGEIQELKSTINTMVDQLSNFAEEVTRVAREVGTDGQLGGQARVRDVDGTWRDLTESVNEMAGNLTRQVRAIAAVATAVTRGDLNLKIDGVDAAGEIQALQENINTMIANLRDTTLANEEQDWLKGNLARISGLMQGRRDLDDVASLIMSELTPVVSAQHGAFFVAMPTGSAHSDAELVGEGEGSYELRMRGSYGYSAGSMPTSFRPGETLIGTAAEEKRTIQVNVPPGYLKISSGLGEAAPAHVIVLPVLFEGKVLGVIELASFQPFTQIQRDFLNQLAELIATTVNTISVNTKTEVLLQQSQELTEQLKERSAELEHRQKELQGSNAELEEKAELLARQNRDIEVKNTEIEEARQVLEERAEQLAVSMRYKSEFLANMSHELRTPLNSLLILAKLLADNAETNLTPKQVEFAETIHGAGSDLLQLINDILDLSKVEAGKMDVSPTRIALVQLVDYVEATFRPLTAEKGLDFSVRVSPELPATLHTDEQRLLQVLRNLLSNAVKFTDTGAVELVIRPAGTDVPQSIREQLLEAGSLRDPEADLIAFSVTDTGIGIAASKMRVIFEAFKQADGTTSRKYGGTGLGLSISREIARLLGGEIFAASEPGRGSTFTLYLPLSPTELPAGYGQGVADDPQQGAEEGAAGAVHPFPHFPPAPARTEARSGAGALFRHRRKAAAEATGARTAVPGQSGQEIAVDRAEQEVEAAPRRTFGFSGEKVLIVDDDIRNVFALTSVLEQHGLAVLYAENGREGIEVLEQHDDVTIVLMDIMMPEMDGYATTTAIRRMPQFAGLPIIALTAKAMKGDREKAIESGASDYVTKPVDPDHLLSVMEQWMRGE